One Carassius auratus strain Wakin unplaced genomic scaffold, ASM336829v1 scaf_tig00020609, whole genome shotgun sequence genomic window, AAGAATCCACACCAATGAGAAACCATTCAAGTGCCCGCAGTGTGACTACGCCAGCGCTATCAAGGCCAATCTTAGTGTTCATATACGGAAACACACCGGCGAGAAATTCAGCTGTGAGCTGTGCTCATTTAATTGCCTCAGTAAAGGACACCTCAAAGTGCACGTGGAGCGAGTGCACAAAAAGATCAAGCAGCACTGCCGATTCTGCAAGAAGAAATACTCTGACGTGAAGAACCTTCTTAAACACATCCGCGAGACTCACGACATGAGCGACAAGAAAGTACAGGACTCCTACAATGAGTACAGCCTCCAGACCAGGGAGGGCAAGAGACAGCTTCTGTACAACTGTCAAATATGCGACCGCAAGTTCAAGAACGAGCTTGAGCGTGACCGTCACATGATGGTTCATGGCAACAAGAGACCCTTCGGCTGCGAGCTATGCGATCACGGCTCAACCAAATTCCAAGCCTTGCAAGCCCACATCCGAAAGCATCCCTTCATCTACGTGTGTGCCGTTTGCCAGGAAAAGTTTGTCAGCTCTGTGCGGCTTAAGTCGCATCTCAGAGAGTTCCACCCGGAATCTGATGAACCCTCTGCTTTTGCAGACTCCATCAATTCCAGCTTTTGCTTGCTCAAACCAGGCGACGACATTCAGAAGGACATGTTGAATCAGGATGAGCTTAAGATCACAGAAGAGCTGTCGCAGCTCAACGCCCAGGAGCTGTTAACCACAGAAATGACTTGCTTGGGTCAAGAGGACCTTCAAACTCAATGCTCCGATAGTTTAGTGGTGGAGTCAGACCTTCTTGTACAGAACTCACAGGATGGAAATCCTGTTTCAGACAGTATGAATAAGATAGACACGTCTGCCGTAGCACAAACACAAGAGATGGTCTGTGAAGATGAAATCAATTCCCAAAGGCTTCAAGAGTGCTGTATGACAGAAGATCAGAATCCTGCTCAAGAAACTGCACCTTTGACGCCTGAAAAAACCCAAACGCACTCAGAGCAGCTAGTATCAAATGACACATTTCCTCAAACCGAGAAAGAGGTGATTGTGCCACAAACTAACGCCGATGAGGACTTACTCGGTTCAGAGCTAGAAGAAATATCTTCTTTCAAGCAGATTGTAGAGCAGATGCAAAAACGACAGCTGAACATGGAAGTTTTTGAACGGATCCGGAAAGTGTATGGAGACCTTGAATGTGAATACTGTGgtatgaatatttaatatctaaTACAGGGGTGCCCAGTCCTGTTCCTAGAGATCCTATTATCTTGAAAAGTTTAGTTCTCTCAAATGACTGAACCGGCTAATCAAGATCTTCAGAAACTTGTTGTTAATTACAGACAGCCGTTTTGAGTAGGGTCAGAAATTAACTCACAGGTATTGGGTATCCCTGATCTATTATCTATTAATATCTCGCTTTTTTAAATAACACCTCCAACCCTAGTCTCCCTATAACTCTCTGTAATGGTTCCTCAACAGGGAAGCTTTTCTGGTATCAGGTGCACTACAATACGCATGTGCGAACGCACACCAAAGAGCACCTCCATTACTGTTCTCAGTGCAATTATTCCTCCATCACTAAAAACTGCCTGAAGCGGCATGTCATCCAGAGACACTCGGACATCCTGCTGAAGTGTCCCTCTGAAGGATGCCAGTACTGTACTCCTGACAAATACAAACTTCAGGCTCATCTCAAAACCCATTCGGACATTGTGAGTGTTGGTGGTCTTCTTATTCTTAAGATGTTGGTGAAATTGCTTCTTCGTCTGATCTTACGTCTTTCTCATCGTTAGATCAAACGAAGTTTTATATGCCCAGTATGTCAAGAGACTGTTCCCGAAGACAAAGTTAGAGCTCATATCAAAAGCAACCATCCGGGTAAgaacaaataaaacactgaaatgtc contains:
- the LOC113076511 gene encoding zinc finger protein ZFAT-like; translated protein: DKPSSAKDPESASGNKNPIISVVLTNHEAMPGASKIVPIEAAPAEPSTQTVADAGSQEGAMKRGYQEYAIQQAAYEAPLKSNRLGQTQLKIFTCEYCNKVFKFKHSLQAHLRIHTNEKPFKCPQCDYASAIKANLSVHIRKHTGEKFSCELCSFNCLSKGHLKVHVERVHKKIKQHCRFCKKKYSDVKNLLKHIRETHDMSDKKVQDSYNEYSLQTREGKRQLLYNCQICDRKFKNELERDRHMMVHGNKRPFGCELCDHGSTKFQALQAHIRKHPFIYVCAVCQEKFVSSVRLKSHLREFHPESDEPSAFADSINSSFCLLKPGDDIQKDMLNQDELKITEELSQLNAQELLTTEMTCLGQEDLQTQCSDSLVVESDLLVQNSQDGNPVSDSMNKIDTSAVAQTQEMVCEDEINSQRLQECCMTEDQNPAQETAPLTPEKTQTHSEQLVSNDTFPQTEKEVIVPQTNADEDLLGSELEEISSFKQIVEQMQKRQLNMEVFERIRKVYGDLECEYCGKLFWYQVHYNTHVRTHTKEHLHYCSQCNYSSITKNCLKRHVIQRHSDILLKCPSEGCQYCTPDKYKLQAHLKTHSDIIKRSFICPVCQETVPEDKVRAHIKSNHPDVSLNYISETLGLRVHVKGVIGKRASKCPYCDCFFTRNGADLQQHIWAHEGLKPYKCSQCDYASRSKSNLKAHMNRHSTEKTHLCDLCGKKFKSKCTLKSHKLMHTADGKQFRCTECDFTAALRPHLLRHMEQHASFKPFRCAHCHYSCNISGSLKRHYNKKHPNAQYINAGTGVSSSETVIEQGGVKCPVCNYVYGTKWEMNRHLKSKHGLKVVETDSLGLNQWEVVESVEEPAMQYLHIAETEGPRGTETAVSALQDLRFNTQNGVVSAAAGDRLDPASVNILQQIIDLGSENHDAAVASVVAMAPGTVTVLEQVEQEEPQANHAMLIQDALQQATVGLGEEHHLVLSSDEMEGIKTVTVYTQEDASQFIVYVQESVQTEETSTV